From the genome of Acidobacteriota bacterium:
TGCGCTTCGGCTTCTTCGTTTCATCTTTATCCGGAAGCGGAGCAAGCGGCGCTGCGGCCGGCGCAGGTTGCGACATCGCCCACAGCACTCCGGGGAAAAGGGTGGAACCCACTCCGGCGGCGGAGCAGGCGGCGAAGAAGGCGCGGCGGTCGAGCGTGGTTACAGAGGAAGACGTCGGCATGGCGCGGGATTATACGCGCGAAAATCCTAACCGCGGATGAACGCGGACGACGCGGATCAGAAAAAGCTTGAAACGCAAAGGTCGCAGAGGAATGCAGGTCCCTCGACTCGGTCGCCGCGGCGACCTCGCTCGGGATGACCTCCGTTGCGGGAAGGTCTGCGGGAGGGATTGGGCGACGGGCGTCGCGCAAACGATAAAGGACCCCGAGGTGATTGCTAACCGGTACCACTCGACCAGCAGCTCGCGTTTAGACCCTCGCCGACCTGCATCCGTCGTTTGCTTGCGGCGCACGACGCGCGGTCTTTAATCACTTTCGTGAAGCTCGGGCTCCGGGCTCACCACCAACCGGTCGTACCAGCTAACGCCTCGGGGTCCTGTCTTGCCTCTGACTTTTTCTTCGGCTCTTCTCAACCAGCGGGTTGCATTTGACCCTCACCGACCCTCCGTCGATTATTTGTAAAACCGAACCCGCGAAGGCTCGGTAGTGCCAGACCCGCGAAGGCCTGGCGGCGCTATCCCAGCTTGCGGCCGGGACAGCATTGGCTCTGTAGCGGGCCGCTACCCGCATGGAGCCATTCACGACGGTGATCCGGTTTGAGCCCCGGACGCACCACCAATCGGACAACCAAAGAATGTCAAAGAACGAGGCTGACTTTACTCCTCCCCTAGCCGGAGTCAAGCAAAAGAGCGCGCCTCTATCTCATCTGTTTTCAATGAGGTGCAGGCCGTCCACAAGGGGGTGCCGCGCGAGTTGTGCAGCGTGTTTTTTACACAGCGATGAAAAGCCGCTAGCCATGCGCTTTTGCCCTGTTGCTTATTGTGCAAATCCAACTAGAAACCAATGTTTATGCGGGTGTCGGCGTTTTGGTGACGAGCATGCTCAAGGCGGATCCCCCGGCTGCTGAGCGTTTCCGGGCCGGAGATCGGGCACAGCATTCTGCTGGCCTCCCGCTTACAATGCGCGCAGAAGCGAGGGACAACTCATGGCGACATACGGTTTCGATAAAGACAAGACGATCAACGTTGGTGGTAGCGGATTCTTCCGCGGCATCGGCATCCTGGTGGTGGCTTTCCTGGCGGTGATATTGCTGTTCGCGAGCGTGGCCAAGGTGCCCGCCGGACACGTGGGCGTGCTCACGCTGTTCGGCAAGGTGCAGACCGACCAGTATCTCGACGAAGGCATCCACCTGGTGAATCCCTTCAAGGTCAACAACGTGATGTCGGTGCGGACGCAGGAGCTGAAGGAGTCGGCGACCGTGCCCTCGAGCGAGGGCCTGGTGATGGCGCTCGACACCTCGCTGCTCTACCGGATCCGGCCCGACCGCGCCGCTCATCTCTATCAAAGCGTGGGTCCGCAGTACGTGTCGGTGGTGATCGAGCCGACGCTGCGCTCGGCCATCCGCGAGGCCACGGCTTCGCACTCGGCCAACGCGCTCTACACCGGAGAGCGCGAGAAGGTGGGGCAGGAGATCTACACTGCGCTGGCGCGCGAGCTCGGTAAGCGCGGCATCGAAGTGGAGAGCATCTTCCTGCGCGACATCCAACTGCCGGCGGCGCTCAAGACCTCGATCGAGTTGAAGCAGCAGGCCGAGCAGGAGTCGCTGGCAATGTCGTTCAAGCTGCAGAAAGAGCGCCAGGAAGCCGACCGCAAACGCATCGAGGCGGAGGGCATCCGCGACTTCCAGAAGACAGTGAGCGCCGGCCTCTCGCCGGAGCTGCTGACGTGGAAGGGCATCGAAGCGACCGAGCATCTGGCCGACTCGAAGAACGCCAAGATCGTGATCATCGGGAATCCGAAGAACGGGCTGCCCCTGGTGCTGGGACAACAGTGATGAGCTGCGAGTACCGAGTACCGAGTACCGAGTGCGAATGAAGATGCTGCTGACGGTTCGCGATCTCAACGTCGAGTTCCCTAGCGGCAGCGGTTGGTTGCCCGCCATCCGCGAGGTCAGCTTCGAGATCGGCGAAGGCGAATCGCTCGGCTTGGTGGGCGAGTCGGGTTCGGGGAAGTCGGTGACCGCGCTCGCCATCATGCGGCTGCTGATCCCGCAGGCGCGCGCGCAGGGCGAGATCGTTTTTTCTTTTGCAAGCGGGGGCCCCGTAAATCTGTTGGCCATCGACGAGGACCGGATGCGGCAGGTGCGGGGCGCCGGCATCAGCATGATCTTTCAGGAGCCGATGACGGCGCTGAATCCGGTGATGCGCGTGGGCGACCAGGTGGCGGAGGCGGTGCTGGCGCACGACAGCAGTAAGAAGAAGGAAGCGTGGCAGCGCGCCGTCGAGATGTTGAGGGAGGTACAGATCCCGGAGCCGGAGCGGCGGGCGCGGGATTATCCACACCAGCTCTCCGGCGGCCAGCGGCAGCGCGTGATGATCGCCATGGCCATCGTCAACCGGCCGAGGCTGCTGATCGCTGACGAGCCCACCACCGCGCTCGACGTCACCGTACAGGCGCAGATACTCGAGCTCCTGGCTGAGCTGCGCCGGAAGTTCGGCCTGGCCATGCTGTTCATCTCGCACGACCTCGGAGTGGTGTCACAGATCGCCGACCGCGTTGCCGTGATGTATGAGGGTTCCATCGTCGAGATGGGCCCGATGCGCGAGATCTTCCGCGCGCCCGCGCATCCTTATACCAAGGGACTGCTGGCGGCGATCCCGACGTTGCGGAGCGACCGCTCGAAGCCGCTGGCCACGGTGGGCAAGCTGCCGCCGGCGCCGGCAGAACTGCTGCCGCTACGCGAGGTTGGGCCGCAACATTTTGTACGCGCCTAAAACGTCCTTCCTCTCCCCGCGAACCCAAACAGGAGGACAGGGGGAGGGGAGGTTTTTTTGAATCTTGAATCTTGAGTTCCGGATAGGGGTCAGGGAATCAGGAGCCTGCATGGCTGCCGATCTCTCTGACTGTTCGCCGACGATTCGCCGCACCTCAAGACTCAAGATTCAAAAAGCCTCCTCTCCTCCCATCCTCCTGTATGGGTTTAACCCAAGCAGCGTGTTAATCTTTTGCGCTCCGTCCTGGAACCTGTGCGCATCCTCATCATCAGCGACATCCACGCGAACCTCGAGGCCATGGACGCATCGCTTGCGGCCGCGCCGCCGCACGAGCTGGTGCTCAATCTGGGCGACGTGGTGGGCTATGGGGCGAGTCCGAACGAAGTGATGGACCGCTCGCGCAAACTGGGCAAGCATTTCGTCCGCGGCAATCACGACAAAGCGTGCAGCGGGGTCAGCGGCATCGACGGATTCAATCCCGTGGCCGGCCTGGCCGCGCTCTGGACGATGAAAGAACTCACGCCCGATAATCTCGGATTCCTCAAGGCGCTGCCGCAAGGCCCGCTGCAGGTCGACGGTCTCGGGGAGGTGCAGCTCGTCCACGGTTCCCCACTGGATGAGGACGAGTACATCATCGTGCAGCGCGACGCTTACGAGCCGCTCACCAAGGCGACGGTCGCCATCACTTTTTTCGGACACACGCACATCCAAGGCGGGTTCTCGGCGAACAGCGAGGGCCAGTGGACGACGATCCGTCCGCTCTATGCTTCGAAAGGCAAGATCGAGAAGTTCGACTTGCAACTCGCCGCCAGCACGAAGTATCTGCTCAATCCGGGCTCGATCGGACAGCCGCGCGATGGCGATCCGCGCGCCGCCTTCCTCTCCTACGACACCGACAAGAATGTGGTGACGTTCCACCGCGTGCCGTATGACATCAAGGGCGCGCAGACGCGCATCTTCGACGCCAAACTTCCCGACCGTTTGGCGCTGCGCCTGGCGGACGGACGCTGAGTGACGATTGAAGATTGCCGATTGAAGACCTGCTGAATGGCGAACTTATTCCAACGCGAGCGTCCCGAGCATTACCTGATCGCGCACATTGATGGCGGCGCGCGCGGCAATCCCGGGCCCGCCGGCTACGGCGCGCTGCTCGAAGATGAGAGCGGGAAGAAGATCGCTGAGCTGAGCGAGTTCCTGGGTGTGCGCACCAACAATTTCGCCGAGTACTCCGGACTGCTGGCCGCGATCGCATACGCGGTCGCTCAGCAGCAGAAAGCGTTGCTGGTGGTGAGCGATTCGGAATTGCTGGTCAAGCAGATGAAGGGGCAGTACAAGGTCCGCGCTCCCGAGTTGCAGACGCTGCACAAGCGCGCGCAAGAGATGGTGCGGCAGCTGGACTGGTTCGAGATCCGGCACGTGCGCCGCGAGCAGAACCGCGAGGCCGACCGCCTGGCCAACGCGGCGATGGATTCAGGCATGGGCGGCAAGCGTGCCGTCGAAGCCAACGCCTACGCCAAGAAACCGGGGCCGCAAGCTCGGTCCGCGAAAAGCAAAGCAGCCGGCGACGGGGTGAAGAACGGCATCGTGAAGAACGGCGTGGTGGAGTTCCTGGGCGAGCCGCTGCCCGAGGGCACACTGGTGAAAGTCCGCACAAAAGATTGAACATCAGAGACTGAAAGCGAAGATGAAACTCTTCCTTGCGGGGCCGCTGTTCAACGCCGCCGAGCGCGAGTTCAATCACCGGCTGCGCGATGCGCTCGCCGCCGACGGGCACGACGTCTGGCTGCCGCAAGAGAAGGAACCGCGCGAGCGTGGCGGGGCGGCCATTTTCAAAAAGGATGTGGAAGGCATCGACTGGGCCGAGGTCGTGATCGCCAACATGGACGGTCCCGACCCCGATTCCGGCACCTGCTGGGAGTGTGGTTACGCGTACGCGCGCAAGAAGCCGGTGCTCGCTTACCGCACCGACCTGCGGCATGCGGAAGATGCCGCGCTGGGACGCTTCAACCTGATGATCGAGAAGTCCGCCACCAAGGTGTTGCTGCTGCCGGGCGCGAGCGTTGACCAGGTGGCGCGGAAGGTGCTGGCGGCGCTGGACAAGCTGGAGATCTAGTCGCGCCATTTTGGGCGCACGCTCACGCCTTCGGCGTCAGTGCTTGCTTCACCGCGTCGCTGACGGCTTTGCCATCGACGCGCGCGCCGGCGAATCTTGCCATCACGTTCTTCATCACCGTGCCCATATCTTTCATGGTGGGAGCGGTGCCGGTGGCCGTCATGTCCGCGATGGACTCGCGGACTTGGGCCGCGATCTCTTCCGCGCCCACCGCCTGTGGCATGTAGCTCTCGATGATCACGATCTCGGCCGCTTCTTTCTCGGCCAGCTCGGGGCGGCCGCCCCTGCTGAAGTGCTCGATGGATTCCTTGCGCTGCTTGATGAGCGTGCTCAGCACCTGCATGGCTTCCTTGTCGTCGAGCGGCGCGCGCTTGTCGATCTCCTTGTTCTTGAGCGCGCTCTTGACCATGCGCAGGGTGGAGAGGCGAAGCTGGTCGCGCGCCTTCATAGCGGCGGTGACGTCTTTGGTGATCTGGTCACTGATGGCCATGGCTGCGATTATATGCGTCCGCTCCCCGGTGGCCAGGTGGCCAAGTGGACGATGGCAGGACGGCGAGAGAACGATGCCGGAAGAGGTTCGCGCTTCGGCCCGGCCAGGCAAAGTGGATTGCTTCCCGACTAGACGCGGGTTATCATCCCCGCACGCGGCCCGTAACCAGCCATTTTTCCCGTAAAAAGCTGCGTTCGTTCGTTCTTCGGACTTCGGACCTC
Proteins encoded in this window:
- a CDS encoding GatB/YqeY domain-containing protein; amino-acid sequence: MAISDQITKDVTAAMKARDQLRLSTLRMVKSALKNKEIDKRAPLDDKEAMQVLSTLIKQRKESIEHFSRGGRPELAEKEAAEIVIIESYMPQAVGAEEIAAQVRESIADMTATGTAPTMKDMGTVMKNVMARFAGARVDGKAVSDAVKQALTPKA
- a CDS encoding metallophosphatase family protein, yielding MRILIISDIHANLEAMDASLAAAPPHELVLNLGDVVGYGASPNEVMDRSRKLGKHFVRGNHDKACSGVSGIDGFNPVAGLAALWTMKELTPDNLGFLKALPQGPLQVDGLGEVQLVHGSPLDEDEYIIVQRDAYEPLTKATVAITFFGHTHIQGGFSANSEGQWTTIRPLYASKGKIEKFDLQLAASTKYLLNPGSIGQPRDGDPRAAFLSYDTDKNVVTFHRVPYDIKGAQTRIFDAKLPDRLALRLADGR
- a CDS encoding nucleoside 2-deoxyribosyltransferase, with product MKLFLAGPLFNAAEREFNHRLRDALAADGHDVWLPQEKEPRERGGAAIFKKDVEGIDWAEVVIANMDGPDPDSGTCWECGYAYARKKPVLAYRTDLRHAEDAALGRFNLMIEKSATKVLLLPGASVDQVARKVLAALDKLEI
- a CDS encoding ABC transporter ATP-binding protein, which produces MKMLLTVRDLNVEFPSGSGWLPAIREVSFEIGEGESLGLVGESGSGKSVTALAIMRLLIPQARAQGEIVFSFASGGPVNLLAIDEDRMRQVRGAGISMIFQEPMTALNPVMRVGDQVAEAVLAHDSSKKKEAWQRAVEMLREVQIPEPERRARDYPHQLSGGQRQRVMIAMAIVNRPRLLIADEPTTALDVTVQAQILELLAELRRKFGLAMLFISHDLGVVSQIADRVAVMYEGSIVEMGPMREIFRAPAHPYTKGLLAAIPTLRSDRSKPLATVGKLPPAPAELLPLREVGPQHFVRA
- a CDS encoding prohibitin family protein, translated to MATYGFDKDKTINVGGSGFFRGIGILVVAFLAVILLFASVAKVPAGHVGVLTLFGKVQTDQYLDEGIHLVNPFKVNNVMSVRTQELKESATVPSSEGLVMALDTSLLYRIRPDRAAHLYQSVGPQYVSVVIEPTLRSAIREATASHSANALYTGEREKVGQEIYTALARELGKRGIEVESIFLRDIQLPAALKTSIELKQQAEQESLAMSFKLQKERQEADRKRIEAEGIRDFQKTVSAGLSPELLTWKGIEATEHLADSKNAKIVIIGNPKNGLPLVLGQQ
- a CDS encoding ribonuclease HI family protein; the encoded protein is MANLFQRERPEHYLIAHIDGGARGNPGPAGYGALLEDESGKKIAELSEFLGVRTNNFAEYSGLLAAIAYAVAQQQKALLVVSDSELLVKQMKGQYKVRAPELQTLHKRAQEMVRQLDWFEIRHVRREQNREADRLANAAMDSGMGGKRAVEANAYAKKPGPQARSAKSKAAGDGVKNGIVKNGVVEFLGEPLPEGTLVKVRTKD